The genomic segment ATTGCTTGAAAATGTAGATTTTAATTCACTAAGAAAAGGACATTTAAGTGAGacattcaaaatgaatgaagatATGCAGAACATTTTCTTACATACCTAACATTACACAGTGCTGCAGTTCCTCTCTAATATTGAAAACTGACTGTATAACATTGAAAAAGATGAGGGAGTCAACAGATCTACAATAGGTTCAATCTATCAAGACTATTGAGGGAAGCAGGCAATTCTTCAGGCTGATTCAGACTAATGTTTCATGCTGCACAGGTAATCTTGCCATAATTTGGTCTACTAGATAACTCCATCAGTATGCTAATTAGAAAGGTTAATTAAAAAGGTTGctttttttcatcttctttGTTTGCTTAGCTttaaaaaatagagaaaaagacatTAAGTGCTAATCCTTTTGCCCAGATGTTAGCCTTGAGGGAATCGTCTTGCCTCCTTTCCATTTCTCCTTCATGCATTCACTGGCACCtgcaaagacaaagaaatattTCAAAACAATATATTATTCATTTCACATATAGTCGCTACAGTGTACATATgaggagttcatttccaaatgCTGTACTATATATCTGTACATGCATTAGTTCTCTGTATAAGTGAGATTGAATTCTTCTAAACATATTTAAGTTAATATATGGGATTTGATGAGTACCTGGCTTGTCTGCGTGGGCTGGTCCTGCTGAGCTGGTTGCATAGGATCCTGGGATTGAGGAGGATTGGCATCAAAAGCGAGCATCTGAAAAACAGTCAACAGCTTCAGAAGAGAACAGtgaaagaaacacaaacaaggaGTCCATCTAAACATCTTCAAAACACTTTGagattatattttttgtttttctcacatTGGGGTTTTGCTGGGGCACATTTTGAGGAGCATATTCAAATGGGAAAAGCtgtgaaaacacaacaaaggaCAGTGAATAACACGTTTCCTCCAAAAAAAAGAGTAATAGGTCACATAAGGATATAAAATGTGCCGTGTCTTACGTTTGGAATCTGCGGCAGAGGAGGGATTGGCATCATCTGAAACAAAAGTAAGTAGCTTCACTCATTACTGTGTCAACGAAAATGATACAGTAGTCaattcatatttgcatcatGCATTATTTTCTATCTCAAAGTGAAATGTTTACCTTTTGCTGTGTGAAGTCATATGGGTAGTACTTGAAATGTGAAAAGACAAGAACACAAAAATATCAAAGAGTTGTAATGTGAAGTAAACAAAAGTCTTACAAAAGTAAGACATGACAGTAATTGCACTGAGTCAAGAACAATCTTTCTTCTAGTTTATAATTTGGTGTAGTCAGTAATAAGTCATGATTCAACAAGTTGTGCCAATCATGCTGTCATGAGCAATAATTGAAGAGATTGTGCTTTTCAGCCACAAAGCCACAATGATGCCTGTAATcttaaggggggaaaaaagagaagcaaCACTTACAACTTCCACACTCTGTCTACCAGGAGCCTGAGGTATGGAATATTTGATGAACCCATGAGAGGGAAAGGAACCcttgagagggaaagaaagagaaatgaaagtgaatgaaaagGGGGATTTTTTTGAAGTCTAATTTGTCAAAGAGGAGGATGTTCCTGGAAAGTGTGGCGTGTGTATGCTTACCGGTGCAGGCATCGGTCCACCTGCGGCACCGCCAGTGAATGTGTGGGGGAACACCTCCATAGAAAAGCACAAAATATCCATCAATGTATGCATGACATCATTCAGTGttaacagcaagaggaaagtagacCGTCGCATAAACACTGCACCTTACTGGATTGCCAGTGAATTACAGGGAAAGATCatatggagagaagaagagtgtgaCATACTAATTCCATGCTGATGGGGGCGGGAACTGCAGTTTGCGGTTGAGGTTGACCTGGGTAAGCATTATTCACCTGAATGGAAGTAAGATCCTAGATTATACTCAAGTagaatactgtatatatagccAATAGTTAATAGACAATGCAGTCTTTCTTTAATGCTGCATGTCTGTTCCAATGTGGACCTTTTCTTAAGAGGATGTTATGCATCTTCTTCATTTTGCATGTAGGAAAGTAAGGGAGACAGAGCAACAGTTAAACAACCCACAGTATGAGTTATTACCTGTGTGGGTGGTGCTGGTTGTCTGAGACCTCTATAATGAGGCAGGTAATGAAAGAAAGACTGCAGATGAAGAAAGAAATATTagaacaaaaacagacatggttagatcaaatgtttttttttttttaaattgccccatctgaaaaaaaaaaaacctccccaAGACATGAGAGAGCCTTTGTCTATGTTTCAGACTTACTGGTGCAGCAGAGACTGTGCTGGCCAGACAGAGGCACAGGATGGcaagttgcattttttcagaaTTGAAGACCTACAGACAGTTTCAATAACAGtacatttgaaaatgcaatgaaactCAAAATGGATTTTTACTATCCCGTTGGAAAAGCATGCATGAACTTATTTTGAAGTTCTTGGTAACTCACCTTCTCTGAAGCACAGAGTATGAAGATGATGAGGATGGTGTGGATGAAGGAGATGACCGTCAGTTCAGAATATTTTCCACAGAGATACCTGGGCTTTTATAGGGTGCCAGTCCATCTCACATCCAATCAGAGAAGATGTTACCCAATGAGTAGGTATGGGTGTCTAGTCTTGAGCTTTAGTAAATGACCAGTAGTCAGATCCACTTTCTGTGTAATAGCAGACTACGGTTGATTACACTGTCTAGCACagcacacaccttcacaccACTCGCCCCTCATTCTGCCG from the Centroberyx gerrardi isolate f3 chromosome 3, fCenGer3.hap1.cur.20231027, whole genome shotgun sequence genome contains:
- the scpp5 gene encoding secretory calcium-binding phosphoprotein 5 → MQLAILCLCLASTVSAAPSFFHYLPHYRGLRQPAPPTQVNNAYPGQPQPQTAVPAPISMELVFPHTFTGGAAGGPMPAPGSFPSHGFIKYSIPQAPGRQSVEVYYPYDFTQQKMMPIPPLPQIPNLFPFEYAPQNVPQQNPNMLAFDANPPQSQDPMQPAQQDQPTQTSQVPVNA